TCTGGTAAAGAGATGCTCCCCTGCCCTGATTATGTGGTTTAGATCATCATCAGTGCATAACTAGCAAACTTGGGTTATTACAAGCTTTTTAGTTCTGATGATGAGAGAGTGGGTTGTAACTTTTTATGCTTGGGATGGGAGAAGGCTTACTCAGTAGGGACTTTGTATTGAGGGTATCTTTTGTTGAGGAACTCGGCGAGTTCAGGGACACAAGTGTTGACGCAGCTGCAAATGTATCGACCAGATGCTGATTCCTTCTCGGCTAAAAATACATGGGCATGAACAACATCTTCCACGTGTGTTATTGAGATGGAACCAGATAGCATTTGCATGCCCTTCAAACCATTGATTAAGAATTCATTCCCTGCAAAAGTATCAGAAATTATTTCAATCATTGTAGTTTCCGGTGGGAGCTAAAAGAGCGACTAGAAGGCATAAAATGATTTTGGAGAACTGGCGACGAAAGCATGCATAGCTTAAGACTGATAAGAaatatggctttgaatagaatTGATTGGCATGAGAGAACCTATTTAATTGAtcacatttagttgggataaggttgtgTTCGAGTTGAATTCAGTTTTATTGTAGTTGAGCCTTCATAAATTTGCAGCCATAAATGTGGGTCAAATGGTAATAATATGCACCTGTGAGCAAGGACATGGCGAGACAGAGGCTGCTGGGAACATCAGGAGTAATTGCAGGACCTGCCATGAGAGAAGGAATAATGGTGATGAGGTCGATTTTGTTCTCTTCAGCAAATTTCCATGCTGCCTTCTCTGCTAGTGTCTTGGACGCTGGATAACCCTGCAACTCTCCAATCAGTTAATTCCACAAAACATCTTAAGACaatcatttttcaatttctgGGATTTCTAGGTGGGGTGGTTTGTAGAGGGTTCTCTTTTAGAATAGGAAATCAAATGGAAAGGCAAGTAAGGCAAGACTATACTTAAAAGAAGAGCAAGGAAGGACTTGTACCCAAGTAGGTGGTTTCTCCGAAGCCAAGAGATCAACATCAGTCCAGCATTGCTCATCCATGACAAGACCCGTCCCGGTGAAGTTGTTTATGGATACAGCAGCTGCCGAGGATGTCATGACCACACGCTTCACCGTCTTCGATTTTACGCAAGCTTTCAGAACATTGAGTGTCCCTTGAATTGCCGGCTTGATCATATCATTCTATTCATCCAAATTCAGAAAATTTATCAAGAGTTGAAAGCCAGAGATGTTTGATTAGTTGTGGAGTAATTTTGACTactctctctgtttctctatGTTACCTCTGGGTCTTCAGAAGTGAAATGCACTGGGGTTGCCAAGTGGAAGACAAGGTGACAACCAGAGACAGCAGCATCAAAACTCCCTTCATCAGTTAGGTCAGCTCCAAAGATTTGAAGATCACCGGAACTCTGTAGCTCCAGAAGGTGAGAGATCTTCTTTTCATTGTCTATACTCAGAAACAATAAAGCTTTGTTGGACTCACATTCACCTCAACTTATCCCATTTGTTAAATTCATCTCAATCAAGCAAAGAGCGGAACTTCTTCATATGCACATATTGAAGGTAAATATTCTTTCtaccaagaaaagaagagaagaaaaagggttCATCTGGCTCCGTGCCGCAGCACACATCTGACTCTTGGGAGCATCTAGGCAAGCATCCAGCATACGGGCATGCACCCTAAGGTGCTCCCAGCTGTCGAATGTGAGGTGCTCCCAACTATCGGATGTGCACCACACACCATGCCATGCCACAGAGGAGCCCTACCCTTCATGTAGAGGTATTAGTCAGCAGCGCTTGATCAGGGTATCAAGAATCTGCAAATTGGATCGGGTATCTTGCAATTCAGATTGGAATCGATGGTCAGCAATTCCGATTTCTAACAAAAGTTGATGTGGCCAAATTCCTGGATAAAACCACCAGAATGGTTGGAATATTCCTCGAATCTACCGATTTTAGGGAGTTTTCAGACCAATCAAATTGGAATCGGCACTGAGTCACTGACTACTTCAAAATCAACTCCTCTGCTTGTTTAGGTCTAGACCCTGAATGGCCTTCGCTAGATTCAATTTAAGACCAGCTAACAAGATGGGTTGACATAAGCCTACAAGGTCCAAAGATTCTGATCCAATGACGGTAGAAAAAGAGAAGTGCCATCTTATACCAGTGTGCAACATAAGCTCTCTGCTCCATCTACTTATTCTACTCCATGGATAAATAATATATTCATTCTAATACCCTAGACATCACCTTGCACTCGCCAACTCTGAGTGGAAACAAACGTTTTAGATTAAAAAGACTCTGAAAATAGATGACTTAGatttatcttgtaattttcGAAACCATCACCTTCTATTATTACATTAATAACTATTCAAGAAAAAGTTGGGTCATGAGTTGGGACAAAATGGGTTTTGTTGAGTCCAACTGAATCGTTGGTTCCACCAGATACTCGACTCAACAGGAAATTGACTGATCTGTTCTGCGAATGATCAAATTATGTGCACTAAACCTTCCTTTGTTTTTAGGGGTTGGGGATCGAATGGCTGAACAATGAGCGAATGCCCTATGCCCGCCAAAGAAGCATTTCGACAAACATATGATCTGCACCTTAATATTCGAGAAAAACAGATCAATGTCTCAACATATGAAATCTGCGGTTGCGTTTCTTTTTCGTTCCCATCTCTTCAAAGGGAAAAGTTGAAACAGCCATGGTTATTGAGGTAGTGAGTGGATGGATCATCACAATTCACCATTTACCTTGTGTGGACAAGGGATGCGATGAAGTGATTGACTCGTGAAGAAACTGGGAAAGAAGGAATGGTTGAAGTTTTTGACTCGGAAGCCCATCATGGCTAGGTGGCTACTGAGGGGGTTCCATGATcagaaaaccaaaaaccattTAGACTCAGGTGGGAAGTAGTAGCCACCAACTGGGCTTACTGACGCGATCAATTAACTTATTATTATCAACCAATTCACCACTGACCGACTTCCCATTTCAAGGTAAACATAGACCAACTGCCAAAAAAGCTTCCAAACAAAAACTGTAAGAAATCAATCAATCTTAGGAGGAAAATAGATTGAAAGATGAAGGAGaataggagaattttttttttttttNNNNNNNNNNNNNNNNNNNNgggggggggggggtggtggtgtggACGGAGGGGAACCGAAATGGAGGAACAAACCAGGATCTCTGGCAGTGGCATTGACGGCGTAGCCCTTCTCAAGCAAGTGTTTGACAAGCAGAGACGCGACATAGCTGGTGCTTCCCGTCACACATGCCCTCTTCTTCGTCGTTTCAGTCGCCATTTCTTCTGTTGGTCTGGGTCTCACTCTTTTCTTCCCAGTGGAGAGGAAGTTTCCTTCTTAAATAGAGATATTATCATTGACGCTTCCATGTTTATGAAGTCAAGCAATATTGACTTGAAGAAGCTAAGCATGTGACATCGTCTCCACTCTCCACTATCTACGCACCAACAAATCAAACCATCTCTGGTCTGAACTCTGGAATCTCACCCCACTCCCAAGCCCACCCACAGGACCTTGGGCTGGGCTTTTCCGGGCTTGATATAGGGCTGGGTAAGGAGTTGCCTGAGATCATGAGTTGAGCCCACTTTGATGAATTTTATTGGTATATTTACATACTTATCCAAGATACTATAGGAAAAGAATCCTACCAGTCTGGCGTAGGAAACACCACGAAGGAGTGCAAAAAGACCGTGTTGCACCTCCTTGACGTATGCTGAATGTGTTCCCTCGCATCTTCCCATTGGCCTGCTAGTTTCGTGTTTCCTATGCAAGACTGGTAGGGTTCTATTGCCCCTATTAatataatcattttaattagGATTTTTCTTATCGATTCCCCTAAATGTGTAacttgtaattttaattttttgtcattttagtattttttagTAAGGGTAAATCTTCTCATTTGACATGTGCTGCTGTGCAATTGAAAAATGGACAAAACAATACTCACAtattatgatatatatatatatatatatatatcacattcaaatattttaaaaaCCTTTTTTCACCATCAACTTAAATAACTTTTAGAAATAAAACAAGAGGCAATCAATAGAAGacatcaaattctaaatatATCTATGTAGATCTCATATAGAAACTCTATTAGTTAATATATAAATAGTTAaggttaaaatttatttttctcatatttaggtaaaaataacaataacaagGCCAAGCCTGGCTTGGGCTGTCGAAAACTCAGCCCTGCCCTGCCTAGATGTTGCAAGTCCTTCACTTCATAAAAGGGGTTATCAGTTTGTCTTTATGAAATATAAGAAGTTTCAAAATAtctcttttttggttttcttattttctctcctacaAGTGTTAAACTTAAGacattttttaaaagaagtttcaaaatacttcttattttgttttctctaattTACTCTCGCACAAGTGTTAAACTTAAGATATTTCTtaaaagaaatttcaaaatacttcttttttttttcttcttattttctctcccacaaGTGTTAAACTTAAGACATTCCCAATATCGTTTCTAATGAAGCAAAGAAATGGGAAGatccaaaattgattttggaaGAGAGTGAAGTGAGACTTATATGATATACAAGGGTAATGTTCCACAAAGAAAGGCTCACTAAACTCTCTTTCTTCGGCAAGATTTGGGTTTATTTTTACACTCAGATTGGGTCTTCCTTTTTCCAAGGGATCAGACCTAGATCTAGAAAGGCTTGGCTAATGACGGATAAGGTTTTCTCAACATTGAGTGCGGTTTTTTGGTGTTCGATTTTTCAGAAACGAGATAGGATCCGTTGTTCGTACGATCACCCTGGTCATACAAGTCAGCATTTTAACACCTGTTCTTTTTTCTGTCGTTACAAGAATAAAAGAGAtgtatttgaaaacaaaaaggcCAAATGTTGGATACGGACTTATACGAGTAGCTGATCCATTTTTGTCAGAAACACTTCTCATGTATATTGTGTTCTTCTCAACGTTTAGAGTGTTTTTTCCAATGTGGAATGAGAGTCACCGACACGGGTGATTTTGCATTGGAAGTCGTCCAGATGTATTAGAAGACGCCAACAATAGTCTTTTTGTGTCTTCTCTGCGAGAGATACACACCTCCAGAGCTCTTTTGAACAGGTATATCCAAGGTGTATCTCTCCTCATAAATAAACGACGTCCTAGTTACTTAGGGTATGAATTTCTAGTGTCCTACTCCCTCTCTATCACTCATATACTCTCTCATAAAGTCATAATCTTTCCTCGTTATGCTTACTGTTTTGAGAATTATTTAGAGCCCCATTTCTCTTGTTGGTTGAATACAATTCGAATATGTCTAGACGTGGCTTAATAAGTGAGTGCAATAATTATTAGGAGAACTTGTGAGGCAGTCTCATCAAAGGTTAATAGTAACCCGAATTGCACTATAAGAATATCTATAATCTCAAGGAGAATAATTAGTGAAATGACTAAGCCTATCCTATTGACTGACGTGCATTCGTTTTTGTGATTGTATGTGGAAGTCAAGATAAGTCTATCTCTCATATTTCTGTTGTTTATTTACATGGTCAAACAACGGGAATTAATTGCCCTTGTTTTAATACTATAAACCAATAATTATAATGTAGCTTCGACCTTGTATTACATAGTTTGGTAATTTGGCTTTTCAAAATGTATGCGAGCCCCACATTATAAAATTGATGAGTTGCACTGAATATACAGAGTAATTGCACTGTTATAGTGGGTTCTCCTGTTGCATATCTTGATAGTTATGGTTTCTAAAATGCATGGTTCAAAGTTTCTATACATCTGAGGGTATAGAAGGTATACTACACTAACACCCAAAATTTTATAGGATCAAAGTTTTTTAGGTGGGACATAAGAGTTGTGCTACATGTCTTAGCCAATGAGAGAGTGTAGATAGGCATCAACTACGGCATGGTGGTCATTTCACATCCCCTGTGTCTGGGTGCAATTCCTACGTCCCACCTAAAGAATACTCCCCCATGATTATGAGTTCTGACCCACTTGAATCCCATATGAAATTATCATATTCTTTGCGTTTCTATTATTGTGGTATATACATTCCTCCCTGTATTGATCTCATGAGTGACACTCTCTCATTCTCACTAAGACAAGTGTAGAGTGAAACATTAGAAAGGACAAAAGAAgcaagattattattattattattattattattattattattattattattattattattattattattattattattattattattattattatttaactcCACGAGGGAGGAAAGCTAGAAAAGGAGGGTGGAGGGGAGGTACTGATTTCTTATAAGAAAATATCTTCGAGGAGAACCAACGTAGCTAGCCAACCACCATTGACAGCAACAAGAGTAGCTATAGCGACAAAGCCACTTGAGATTTCAGACTAGACGCACAAGGAAGAGGGTTGGTGAAATATGAGTTAGCTACCAACTACTCATTCATCACATGTGGTGGATGGATAGATGGATGGCTATTAATGGAATTGGAGGCACAAATATTCCACCCTATAAGTTTCTCACTTTTACTGTTGCTCTTTTGTAGAAAATTTCTCATatcctcacttttttttttgttgctcatTGGGCTTAATTAATATCAAGCAAATTTAAATAACGGCAAGAGACTCCTGTCAGCTTGTACGACACTGCATCACTGTGTAGATTAATAGGAGGTCGCATAAAGGCATCTGGGTGAAGGGTAGTACAATTATTTATTGTCTACTTGTGTCTGGACGTAGAGCAATGTTAGTTAGCAAGGTTCTTGtctattttaaataaatagggaaaaataaattttttcgTACTATGGCTTATGCCAATGCTCTCTCATGTGTCTATATCTCTTCCTTGGGAAAAGATATATCTACCCTTATCCTGGGGATACGAGTTGAAGAATTGGATTAGAACGGCTTCAATTAGTTAGATCGAATCGATGTCAACCCTTTTTGATACCGATTCTTTGCCAATATTATATTTCTAAATCAGTATAGATGAAAggtaataaagtaaaaaactgttttattttttacaacGAGGGGTATTGGTATCTTAAACCATGCTTCGAGAAGACAGAGATGAGACATAGGGAGCGTTGATGCATGCCTTATCGGACATACAACAATTTGCCTTAAGAATTTTTCATAAGAAGGATAAGGGAAAAATTCTTTGTCCAAGTGTGTAGCCCTTGCACTAATGTTGGGGCTAATGGGAGCACATGCAAAAGCATCAACTGGGTGAGCATTTTTACTTTTCATAGGAGGTAGGGTCGTCATTTCCACCCCCTCTATGCCTAGGTGTAGTAGGAAAAGTcccaaaattattcttttttcctataGGCCAAGAGACACTTGCTAGTCATGTGACCCTTGCACTAGTGCATGACCAATGAGAATGTGCACAAGGTATCAATATGAATGAGAGTTTTGGTTTTTATAGGTTGGGACGATAATTTCATGTACCCCTATGTCCGCACAGGCCCAACCAGGTTGCTTTCATTtcacccaccccccccaaaaaaaaaaaattattattatgacTTGGATTCGTTAATTTGGTAGCTATTATGAAGAATCCAACTTATGTATTCCTCTCTCACTCTGCTGTCCGACTTGGGGTTGCCAAATGGATGACATCTTCTATTGGAGGCAAGCTTTGAGTTCAGTACATTGACCAAAAAATCAAAGGGTTATTAGTTAGAGCCACTagataagaaaattaattacaacaaaatttaaaatttattttatacataaaagtttggattttgaaaatatttatttaatccTCGTAGTTATTTATTACTCATagttatcaagaaaaaaaataaagtgaactTCTTAAAATACCTCAACACCTTATCTCTCTGTTCATGTTTTATTATTCTTCAAATATGTGGGATCCACCAccacatccacatccacatcctcctcctccttctccttctccttctccttctccttcttgggGCCGCAACGGCTCCCACTGCAACACACGCTCCCTCTCTCCTCGCCCTCTCTCATTAAAGATAGTGAATCTTGTTGTCATAGTAGTTCTTCTTACTTTGTTGCAGACCATCTACAGTGTCTTAGCTATCATCACCTTCTCCGCTGATCCTCCACTGATCCAATAATAGAGAATGATTTAGCAATGACAAAGCAAAGGAACAGTGGATGGAAATGCTATCTGAGAATCTGATTTTAGTACTACAATATGCGCACCCGcgcacccccaccaaaaaaaaaaagaaaaaaaaaaaggtaaccaATAATTTCACCAGAAAATGTAAACATTAATTGGGATTATTCAAATAACTCCAATAATTAGGAGTCTTATAGGGTGTGTCAACTCAACTATCAACGTACGTTCACATGGGACGGTTGGGTTAGGAAAATGACTCCTTTCCAAGCCTCCCTAAGAAGTTTGAAAGAGACAAGTTTTCATGTATAATTTGATGAAAGTATTTTTATAGAGCATGGCTTTAATAGTTGGTTTCGGTGATAATATTTGGATTTGATATTGATCCAAATAAGtctatatcaatatatacctatCTAGAAGATttgaaaatgccattttcaagTATCGGACCTTGATTGGCTGCTATCATGGTTTGAATAATTGGTTTTCATCCGTATCTATCTGGAGCAACCTGTAAGGTTTTTGAAGATTTGATTCAGATCGGGGTGATTCGATTGATTTGAATCCATATATGATTTAGGGACCGATATTGATACCTGACCCAAGATCGATCAGGTTTTGATAGCAACCTCTAGCAATATTGATGTAGATCGATGGATTTGGTTAATCCGATATCAACTCTTAGAATCATATTATAGAGGATTATCTattacaaaagaaataaaagatagagaagaaaatttttaaaataaaaaataataataattagttgcgttatatatttttaaattgtatttattaaattttggtttattttgcaGCTAAAAAGTAtactaaaaaaatttaaaatgaaaaattataagTGTGTTACCACCGGAAATCCGCCAGAGGAGCTAAACCTGCACAGGGACATAAGGCAAAGGCCTGAAGGTAtctccggggttagtcctccaatgcccaagttagagaccggcaGAATAGTGTTTtcacaagagtaatggtgtgagtGTTGACCTATCTCTCCCCTTTtttcgggccctctcttatagtgcttagggtctagggtttcttttgggagtcccccTCGGGTCCGCCTTTTTCCCTTCCCGAGTCCTACTCAGATACGTGCTATCccccttgtggggaatattccctattcgggtatcttctcctcacgtggttTACGTGGTTAAATTcttgcggcctctatcaggtgggctaCACGTGTTCTTCCTTTGGATACCATGTGTTCTTATCTTACTGGGTGATTAATTGGGTCGTATCACAACCCCTTTACTTCCACGAGGAAGCTCTTTCAGTGGAAGTaacttccttcctcttttgtgTTCCCCTTCGGCCTTCGATCACGGCCTTCGTCTTGAAACCAAGACCTCCGATCAGGTCCACAGCATTAGCCAaagccccaaccgaggttttgaccttcggtcaggttcgctcggccttaGCAGAACCCCCAACCGAGGCGacgaccttcggtcaggtctgctcggccttagccagagcccccaatggaggttttgaccttcggtcaggtttgctcggccttggccggATCCCCAACCTAGGcggtgacctttggtcaggtctgcttggccttagcccagagccacaaccgaggttttgaccttagGTCAagttcactcggccttggctGGAGCCCCAACCTAGgcggtgaccttcggtcaggtttgctcggccttagcccagAGCTCtaaccgaggttttgaccttcaatcaggtcttctcggccttagccagagcccccaaccgaggttttgacattcgatcaggtccgctcggccttagctagagcccccaaccgaggttttgacaTTCGGTCCTTTGGCCTTTGCGACACATCACTTGTGTCTCTGGCTCGAGCGACATGTCACTCGTGTCTTACCTAGAGTGCCTCAGGAATTAGCATTGATGATGTGTTGGGGTCATTAATGGCCTTAAGTAGTCGGATCATCATTACCTTGTCTATATAAAGTGAGACCCCCTCATTTTAGTCACTTTTCCCAGAGCCATCAACCTTCGGTCTAGCACTCTTTCCTTCATCTTCGGTTTtcttcatccatcgtcatcagTAAGTTCCATGTCTAGCTCATTTGGTAGTAGGCCCTCGTCCTCTGAGGGGACCGTCTCTACCCCGAGGTATCGCAGTCCCGGACGTGTCCGAGGTATATCCTTGGGTTTGTCCTTAGAGTCCCATTCGTCTCGTGTTTCCTCCTCCACTGCTACACTTTGTGGATCCGCAGGTGGTCCGAGCGTGGAAGATATTATGGAAGGGGTTCTTGAAACCCAAGCCCAAACGAATGAGTCTCTTCCTGTAGAGGCTAGGGACATAGTATCTACTATGTCCGAGGTAGAGCTCGATGAGCTTAGGGTGTCCAGTAGTATCCCAAGTGAATTCAACCTTCGGCTCCCAAGGCCCACCGACAGGGCCAATTATAGGAGCCCAGGTGAACTCTGCTTCTACCGAGATGCCTTCAAGGCAGGGCTCCAGCTTCCGTTACACCCTTTCTTCAgccaagtgtttcggcactatggcaTCTGCCTAGCTTAGCTG
This genomic stretch from Macadamia integrifolia cultivar HAES 741 chromosome 2, SCU_Mint_v3, whole genome shotgun sequence harbors:
- the LOC122062392 gene encoding anthocyanidin reductase ((2S)-flavan-3-ol-forming)-like, which encodes MATETTKKRACVTGSTSYVASLLVKHLLEKGYAVNATARDPDNEKKISHLLELQSSGDLQIFGADLTDEGSFDAAVSGCHLVFHLATPVHFTSEDPENDMIKPAIQGTLNVLKACVKSKTVKRVVMTSSAAAVSINNFTGTGLVMDEQCWTDVDLLASEKPPTWGYPASKTLAEKAAWKFAEENKIDLITIIPSLMAGPAITPDVPSSLCLAMSLLTGNEFLINGLKGMQMLSGSISITHVEDVVHAHVFLAEKESASGRYICSCVNTCVPELAEFLNKRYPQYKVPTDFGEFPAKAKLIISSEKLLKEGFRFEYGIEEIYDQSVEYFKAKGLLQ